Proteins from a single region of Chryseobacterium sp. T16E-39:
- a CDS encoding DUF5715 family protein, translating into MKKFLCLVFGCLLVFCSAQPSRKMAPCYDLTKVLKVEPTPLYKPHIDASKSFGIKLLKDSKTIQKYISNGKLHKVKKSGKGYRVQKLDYSRAYLVSKAKTTLEKIGAKFSKESKGHTFTVSSMTRTLEDQCRLRRVNSNASLGISSHNYGNSFDISYVRFNNLLKYNPKMEIALEKVLKYYANAGRIYYIKERQQSCYHITVRNY; encoded by the coding sequence ATGAAAAAGTTTCTGTGTTTAGTTTTTGGATGTCTATTGGTTTTTTGTTCTGCACAACCTTCTAGAAAAATGGCACCTTGCTATGATCTTACGAAAGTCTTAAAAGTTGAACCAACCCCTCTTTACAAACCTCATATTGATGCTTCAAAAAGTTTTGGGATTAAATTACTTAAGGACTCTAAAACCATTCAAAAATATATCAGCAATGGAAAGCTTCATAAAGTAAAGAAAAGTGGAAAAGGGTATCGTGTTCAGAAATTAGATTACAGCAGGGCTTATTTAGTTTCTAAAGCTAAAACTACGCTTGAAAAAATAGGCGCGAAATTCAGTAAAGAATCGAAGGGACATACTTTTACGGTTTCATCAATGACGAGAACGCTTGAAGATCAGTGCAGGCTGCGAAGGGTAAACTCTAATGCTTCTTTGGGAATCAGTTCTCATAATTACGGAAACTCCTTTGATATTTCTTACGTAAGGTTCAATAATCTTCTGAAATATAATCCTAAAATGGAAATTGCCCTGGAAAAAGTATTGAAGTATTATGCGAATGCCGGACGGATCTATTATATAAAAGAAAGACAACAAAGCTGCTACCATATTACAGTTAGGAATTATTAA
- the aqpZ gene encoding aquaporin Z, protein MKKLFAEFFGTFWLVFGGCGSAVFAAGVPDIGIGLLGVALAFGLTVLTMAYAVGHISGGHFNPAVSFGLLAGGRFPFKDLISYIVAQCLGAIAAAGCLYIILNGAGAFTTEGPGAFATNFYDMPGYHNRSYSMGAAFLAEFLLTAFFLIIIMGATDKWANGKFAGIAIGFALTLIHLISIPITNTSVNPARSLSQALFVGGAAMSQLWLFWVAPILGGIAGGLIYKFLLQRSDTEVAA, encoded by the coding sequence ATAAAAAAACTTTTTGCTGAATTTTTCGGCACATTTTGGCTTGTTTTCGGAGGTTGCGGAAGTGCAGTTTTTGCTGCAGGGGTTCCGGACATCGGAATCGGACTTTTGGGTGTTGCTTTAGCATTTGGTCTTACTGTTCTCACTATGGCATATGCTGTAGGTCATATTTCCGGTGGACACTTTAATCCGGCGGTTAGTTTCGGACTGTTAGCCGGGGGGAGATTTCCCTTCAAAGATCTGATTTCGTACATTGTTGCACAGTGTTTAGGCGCCATTGCAGCAGCAGGCTGTCTTTACATTATCCTGAACGGAGCCGGTGCATTCACCACTGAAGGACCAGGCGCCTTTGCCACGAATTTCTATGATATGCCAGGCTACCATAACAGGAGTTATTCGATGGGAGCTGCATTCTTAGCAGAATTTCTGTTAACTGCATTCTTCTTGATTATCATTATGGGAGCAACGGATAAATGGGCAAATGGAAAATTTGCGGGAATAGCAATTGGTTTTGCTTTAACCCTGATTCACCTGATCTCAATTCCTATTACAAATACTTCCGTTAACCCTGCAAGATCCCTTTCCCAGGCTCTGTTTGTAGGAGGCGCTGCAATGTCTCAGCTTTGGCTGTTCTGGGTAGCTCCTATTCTGGGCGGAATTGCCGGTGGGCTGATCTATAAGTTTTTGCTTCAGCGATCAGATACCGAAGTAGCAGCTTAA
- a CDS encoding acyl transferase has product MENIFNIQTEQDFLDASLKTFRYQYENVEVYRKFVDYLRIDPDTVDAVTKIPFLPIEMFKNHQVLDKRVVADLYFQSSGTTQMNLSKHYIANENLYRESIYKSFEQFIGKPEEFIFLGLLPSYLEKQNSSLIYMVDYLMNVSAQPENGYFLYNHSDLFDLLKTLKGRKVILFGVSFALLDFIDYCHSERGGESLGFSENLIVIETGGMKGRKEEMTKHELLAILQQGFNTDAIYSEYSMTELLSQAYSLGNNEYECPKWMRILVRNAEDPLTYEKEGRTGAVNIIDLANFHSCSFIATQDLGKILPEGKFQILGRIDHSDIRGCSLLVS; this is encoded by the coding sequence TTGGAAAATATATTCAACATACAGACCGAGCAGGACTTTTTGGATGCATCATTGAAAACGTTTCGTTATCAATATGAAAACGTTGAAGTTTACAGGAAATTTGTGGATTACCTAAGGATTGATCCTGATACCGTGGATGCTGTGACGAAGATCCCGTTTTTACCTATAGAAATGTTTAAGAATCATCAGGTCCTGGACAAAAGGGTTGTTGCTGACCTGTACTTTCAGAGTTCGGGAACGACGCAGATGAACCTTTCCAAACATTATATTGCCAATGAAAATCTGTATCGCGAAAGTATCTATAAAAGTTTTGAGCAGTTTATAGGGAAACCTGAAGAGTTTATTTTTCTGGGGTTACTGCCAAGTTACCTTGAAAAACAAAATTCTTCATTGATCTATATGGTAGATTATCTGATGAATGTTTCTGCGCAGCCTGAAAATGGGTATTTCTTATATAATCATTCTGATCTTTTTGATCTTCTGAAGACTTTGAAGGGCAGAAAGGTTATTTTATTTGGGGTTTCCTTTGCGCTTTTAGATTTCATTGATTACTGCCATTCAGAAAGAGGTGGTGAATCATTGGGATTTTCAGAAAACCTTATTGTAATCGAAACAGGGGGAATGAAGGGACGTAAGGAAGAAATGACAAAACATGAATTGCTGGCCATTTTACAACAGGGTTTTAATACAGATGCAATATATTCTGAATATTCCATGACAGAACTCTTGTCACAGGCTTATTCCCTGGGAAATAATGAATACGAATGTCCAAAATGGATGCGTATCCTGGTAAGAAATGCGGAGGATCCTTTGACTTATGAGAAAGAGGGGAGAACCGGAGCGGTCAATATTATTGATCTGGCAAATTTTCATTCCTGTTCTTTTATTGCCACGCAGGATTTAGGAAAAATACTTCCCGAAGGTAAATTTCAGATCCTGGGAAGAATTGATCACTCTGATATCCGTGGGTGTAGTTTATTGGTGAGCTGA
- a CDS encoding UDP-2,3-diacylglucosamine diphosphatase, with amino-acid sequence MLKTTINLQPGKKVYFASDQHFGAPNPKESKVREEKFIRWMDEIKEDAQVLFLMGDLFDFWHEWKYVIPKGYVRVLGKIAELKDRGIHVYFFVGNHDLWMKDYLEEEIGCTVFYKKQYFEMGGKQFLLAHGDGLGPGDKGYKRMKKLFTNPIAQWAFKWLHPDIAMKIALYLSQKNKMISGEEDKAFLGEDKEFLIIYSKEKLKTEKIDYFIYGHRHLPMVLELNQKAQYINLGDWISYFTYGVFEEDFELKTFEEKTKKNYP; translated from the coding sequence GTGTTAAAGACAACGATTAATTTACAGCCTGGAAAAAAAGTGTATTTCGCTTCCGATCAGCATTTTGGAGCTCCTAATCCTAAGGAAAGCAAAGTGCGTGAAGAAAAGTTTATACGCTGGATGGATGAAATAAAGGAAGATGCCCAGGTTTTATTTTTAATGGGTGATCTTTTTGATTTCTGGCACGAGTGGAAATATGTGATTCCTAAAGGGTACGTTCGTGTGCTCGGAAAAATTGCTGAATTAAAAGACCGGGGGATTCATGTTTATTTCTTTGTAGGAAACCATGATCTATGGATGAAAGATTATCTGGAGGAAGAGATTGGTTGTACTGTGTTTTATAAAAAACAGTACTTTGAAATGGGAGGTAAGCAGTTTTTATTGGCTCATGGAGACGGTTTGGGACCTGGTGACAAGGGGTATAAAAGAATGAAGAAGCTGTTCACGAATCCTATTGCTCAATGGGCTTTTAAGTGGCTTCATCCGGATATTGCGATGAAGATTGCATTATATCTTTCTCAGAAAAATAAAATGATTTCCGGTGAAGAGGATAAAGCATTCTTAGGGGAGGATAAAGAGTTTTTAATTATTTATTCAAAAGAAAAACTAAAGACTGAAAAAATTGATTATTTCATTTATGGGCACCGTCACCTTCCTATGGTTTTAGAGCTGAATCAAAAGGCACAATACATCAATTTAGGGGATTGGATCTCTTATTTTACCTATGGGGTCTTTGAGGAGGATTTCGAATTAAAGACTTTTGAGGAAAAGACAAAAAAAAATTACCCCTAA
- a CDS encoding 6-pyruvoyl trahydropterin synthase family protein → MIRITKIFTFETAHVLYNYDGKCKNMHGHSYKLFVTVKGKPVNDLENPKNGMVVDFGDIKSIVKSEIVDVWDHAVLINGLSPHKELGEDLEGRGHKVIYCNFQPTCENMLYAIAAKIKSKLPAEVSLAYLKLHETENSYGEWFAEDNL, encoded by the coding sequence ATGATACGTATTACAAAAATTTTTACATTCGAGACGGCACATGTGCTGTATAATTACGATGGAAAGTGTAAAAATATGCATGGACATTCCTATAAGCTGTTTGTGACAGTGAAAGGAAAACCTGTTAATGATTTGGAGAACCCTAAAAATGGGATGGTAGTGGATTTTGGTGATATCAAAAGTATTGTAAAATCTGAAATTGTAGATGTTTGGGATCATGCGGTATTGATCAATGGACTGTCGCCTCATAAAGAGTTGGGGGAGGATCTTGAAGGAAGAGGGCATAAGGTGATCTATTGCAATTTCCAACCTACGTGTGAAAATATGCTGTATGCGATCGCAGCCAAAATAAAATCTAAGCTTCCCGCTGAAGTTTCTTTGGCTTACCTTAAACTTCATGAAACTGAAAACTCTTATGGAGAATGGTTTGCTGAAGATAATCTATAA
- a CDS encoding T9SS type A sorting domain-containing protein produces MKKLFSSAFSLCTILSLSAQEVIWQKDIKSNTQDFLSQVTTTIDQQYLITGSAIQEGSQKKEAGSNAKQNNGYDFHLVKLNQQGDQVWEKYFAGNNHDYLSATVTTQDGGFLISGTSQSGKGLDKKDNSKGGSDIWIIRINEFGDELWQKTLGTSADEEAKAVIQTTDLGFFVAGTFGSAQDSKIKGYGSKDVLIVKLDKNGKEISQLVLGGRGLDEVEKMIPTKDGGALLGIYSRSSEFRVSGSEGQSSTPETSNHVSRYPKTTSNEGEGDYWVVKLSKDGKVEWEKNFGGKGDDHLRTLALTSSGFLIGGESRSERSGNKTVGIEEGTDLWLISLNEKGDEKWQKSYNFKNRDVLMGMSVIHSADDKTSKGILLGGYTQAEERIETDDETFWMLYLNQDGQEQWRKYVSGDSRRREERLSDIKLNRDGSIILAGTSAEELGKENWKIIKLGDKQLDQLIEKHDIKIYPNPVSDYAYVEIGFDFKDADITLYDMGGRQLQNIKTKNKVTKINTQPLIQGAYLVAIKTDTNKTANAKLIKK; encoded by the coding sequence ATGAAAAAACTCTTCTCGAGTGCATTTTCGTTATGCACAATTCTGAGCCTCTCCGCTCAGGAAGTAATATGGCAGAAGGATATTAAATCCAATACTCAGGATTTTCTAAGCCAGGTTACGACGACCATTGATCAGCAGTATTTGATTACAGGAAGCGCTATACAAGAAGGAAGCCAGAAGAAGGAAGCTGGAAGTAATGCCAAGCAAAATAATGGGTATGATTTTCATTTGGTGAAACTGAATCAGCAAGGAGATCAGGTTTGGGAAAAGTACTTTGCGGGAAACAACCATGATTATCTATCAGCCACCGTGACCACCCAAGATGGTGGATTCCTTATTTCAGGCACCTCGCAATCGGGGAAAGGATTGGATAAAAAGGACAACTCAAAAGGAGGATCTGATATCTGGATCATCAGAATCAATGAGTTTGGAGATGAGCTTTGGCAAAAAACATTAGGAACTTCTGCGGATGAAGAAGCTAAAGCCGTTATTCAAACAACTGATTTAGGATTTTTTGTAGCAGGAACTTTCGGCTCTGCTCAGGATTCCAAAATAAAAGGATATGGTTCGAAAGATGTTTTGATCGTCAAATTGGATAAGAACGGAAAAGAAATTTCGCAATTGGTTTTAGGAGGCAGAGGATTAGACGAGGTTGAAAAAATGATTCCAACCAAGGATGGCGGAGCATTATTAGGAATTTATTCGAGAAGTTCCGAGTTTCGGGTTTCGGGTTCCGAAGGTCAAAGCTCAACTCCAGAAACCTCGAATCATGTATCTCGCTATCCAAAAACCACCAGCAATGAAGGCGAAGGAGACTATTGGGTTGTAAAACTCAGCAAAGATGGAAAAGTAGAATGGGAAAAGAATTTTGGAGGCAAAGGAGATGATCATTTAAGAACACTAGCTTTGACATCAAGTGGCTTCTTAATTGGAGGAGAATCCAGATCGGAAAGATCAGGAAACAAGACCGTTGGAATTGAAGAAGGAACAGATCTTTGGCTAATCTCTTTAAATGAAAAAGGAGATGAGAAGTGGCAGAAATCCTACAATTTCAAAAATAGAGATGTCTTAATGGGAATGAGTGTAATTCATTCAGCAGACGATAAGACATCCAAAGGAATTTTACTTGGTGGATACACTCAGGCTGAAGAACGAATAGAAACCGATGATGAAACCTTCTGGATGTTGTATCTGAATCAGGACGGGCAGGAGCAGTGGAGAAAATATGTGAGTGGAGACTCGAGACGAAGAGAAGAGAGACTTTCTGATATTAAACTCAACAGAGATGGATCAATCATTTTAGCGGGAACCAGTGCAGAGGAATTAGGAAAGGAGAACTGGAAGATTATCAAGTTAGGAGATAAACAATTGGATCAGCTGATCGAGAAACATGATATCAAGATCTATCCGAACCCGGTATCTGATTATGCCTATGTCGAAATAGGATTTGACTTTAAAGACGCAGATATTACCCTTTACGATATGGGAGGAAGACAGCTTCAAAATATAAAAACCAAGAATAAAGTGACGAAGATCAATACCCAACCTTTGATTCAAGGAGCATATCTCGTAGCCATAAAAACAGATACCAATAAAACGGCAAATGCCAAACTGATTAAAAAATAA